A genomic window from Cetobacterium somerae ATCC BAA-474 includes:
- a CDS encoding ComEC/Rec2 family competence protein, translating into MKKTEIGALIIIFASIFFFRLYWTTFKEKIEIGDIIELTGRVDAGRGRIENINGKYPVKNMYFIVNKVEDGEKIILGEVKKIKFSKWGVQYNIEAEEVKNKENILRNFFIKKIKKISADYSFSLEHFLRATVLGEGYLLDEDVKEKFRYTGTAHLLVISGLHIGVIIAGMSLLLLKLNINKRKRYILVFIILTLYVISIGKSPSIFRAYIMGSIYLLGNILYEKVNSKKSFILAFCCSLLIFPTWIYSISFWMSYIAVFSIIFIYEKIPKIKKYRSKYLNKVLNTLLMTLTIQLCMTPIFYIFFNTIPLFSVFSNLIIIPIASVFIMISFMTIFLSNFYLEFLTISLVNYTYIILIKSIELLSEIPYLTLEL; encoded by the coding sequence TTGAAAAAAACAGAAATTGGGGCATTAATTATAATTTTTGCCTCAATTTTCTTTTTTAGGTTGTATTGGACAACGTTTAAAGAGAAAATTGAGATAGGAGATATCATTGAACTAACTGGTAGAGTAGATGCAGGAAGAGGAAGAATTGAAAATATAAATGGAAAATATCCAGTAAAAAATATGTATTTTATAGTAAACAAAGTAGAAGATGGAGAAAAAATTATTTTAGGAGAAGTAAAGAAAATAAAGTTTTCAAAATGGGGAGTTCAATATAATATAGAGGCAGAAGAGGTAAAAAATAAAGAGAACATATTGAGAAATTTTTTTATAAAAAAAATAAAGAAAATAAGTGCAGATTATTCTTTTAGTTTAGAGCATTTTTTGAGAGCAACAGTCTTAGGAGAGGGATATTTATTAGATGAAGATGTAAAGGAAAAGTTTAGATACACAGGAACAGCTCATTTATTAGTAATATCTGGATTACATATTGGGGTAATTATTGCTGGAATGTCATTGTTATTATTAAAATTAAATATTAATAAAAGAAAAAGATATATTTTAGTTTTTATCATTCTAACATTATATGTTATTTCCATTGGAAAATCGCCATCAATATTTAGAGCATATATAATGGGATCAATTTATTTATTAGGAAATATTTTATATGAGAAGGTAAATAGTAAAAAAAGTTTTATATTAGCTTTTTGTTGTTCACTTTTAATTTTTCCAACATGGATTTACTCCATATCTTTTTGGATGTCATATATAGCAGTATTTTCTATAATTTTTATTTATGAAAAAATTCCTAAAATAAAAAAATATAGAAGTAAATATTTAAATAAGGTATTAAATACACTATTAATGACATTAACAATTCAACTTTGTATGACACCAATTTTTTATATATTTTTTAATACGATTCCTTTGTTTTCAGTTTTTAGTAATTTAATTATAATTCCAATAGCATCAGTTTTTATAATGATAAGTTTTATGACAATATTTTTATCAAATTTTTATTTAGAATTTTTAACAATTTCATTGGTAAATTATACTTATATAATTTTAATAAAGAGTATTGAATTACTAAGTGAAATTCCATATTTGACATTAGAATTATAG
- a CDS encoding MFS transporter, which translates to MKRRIPLTTQIFYGVGVSYAIVDQIFAQWILYFYLPPENSGLKPFLTPVLISLALAISRVVDMISDPVVGYLSDKFNSRWGRRIPFIAVGAIPLAITTVAFFYPPMISEKGTFIYLALIGSLFFTFYTIVGAPYNALIPEIGENSEERLDLSTWQSVFRLLYSAIAMILPGVLIKYFGKGDTLVGIRGMVISLSILCVLGLYVTVFLVPEKKYSRPVEHVGNIKEILKEVVKDKDFRNYLLGLLFFFVGFNSLRAMMNYYVEDIMGYGKETITIASALLFGASALFFYPVNKLSRKFGYRKIMLGSLVGLIILTIALSLLGKVIPVKYGFLIFALLGIPISGAAFIFPPAMMSDISEKISKRINNRIEGVCFGIQGFFLKMAFLVSIVVLPLMLVLRGSGEVTKFGIYSSAIFSAVSFVISYVFYFKYNE; encoded by the coding sequence TTGAAGCGAAGAATACCTTTAACAACACAGATATTTTATGGAGTAGGAGTAAGTTATGCCATTGTGGATCAAATATTTGCACAATGGATTTTATATTTTTATCTTCCACCGGAAAACTCAGGACTTAAACCATTTTTAACACCTGTTTTAATATCATTGGCATTAGCTATTTCAAGAGTAGTAGATATGATTTCAGATCCAGTAGTAGGATATTTATCAGATAAATTTAATAGTAGATGGGGAAGAAGAATACCATTTATTGCCGTAGGAGCTATTCCACTAGCTATAACGACAGTAGCCTTTTTCTATCCACCAATGATAAGTGAAAAAGGAACATTTATCTATTTAGCGCTTATAGGATCTTTATTTTTTACATTTTATACAATTGTAGGAGCTCCATATAATGCTTTAATACCAGAAATTGGAGAGAATTCAGAGGAGAGATTGGATTTGTCTACATGGCAGTCAGTTTTTAGATTATTGTACAGTGCAATTGCAATGATTTTACCAGGAGTTTTAATTAAGTATTTTGGTAAAGGAGATACATTAGTTGGGATTAGAGGTATGGTTATTTCATTAAGTATTTTATGTGTTTTAGGACTGTATGTAACTGTTTTTTTAGTTCCAGAAAAAAAATACTCAAGACCTGTTGAACATGTTGGGAATATTAAAGAGATTTTAAAAGAAGTGGTAAAAGATAAAGATTTTAGGAATTATTTATTAGGATTACTATTTTTCTTTGTAGGATTTAACTCTTTAAGAGCCATGATGAACTATTATGTAGAGGATATAATGGGATATGGAAAAGAGACAATAACAATAGCATCAGCTTTATTATTTGGAGCCTCAGCTTTATTTTTTTATCCAGTAAATAAATTATCTAGAAAATTTGGATATAGAAAAATTATGTTAGGATCCTTAGTTGGATTAATAATACTAACAATAGCTTTATCATTATTAGGAAAAGTAATACCTGTAAAATATGGATTTTTAATATTTGCACTTTTAGGAATACCAATATCAGGAGCAGCATTTATATTTCCACCAGCAATGATGAGTGATATAAGTGAAAAAATAAGTAAAAGAATAAATAATAGAATCGAAGGAGTTTGCTTTGGAATTCAAGGATTTTTCTTAAAAATGGCATTTTTAGTCTCAATAGTTGTATTACCATTGATGCTTGTTTTAAGAGGAAGTGGAGAGGTAACAAAGTTTGGTATATACTCATCGGCAATATTTTCAGCAGTATCTTTTGTAATCTCATATGTATTTTATTTTAAATATAATGAATAG